The following coding sequences lie in one Panicum virgatum strain AP13 chromosome 6N, P.virgatum_v5, whole genome shotgun sequence genomic window:
- the LOC120677475 gene encoding uncharacterized protein LOC120677475, producing MHYYHVEIFLVAIDAILTGLNHRFSETSSELLVCMACFNPRKSFSNFDVDKLVRLAEIYSENFDIGELTVLPTELKSFVNRARRTPDLLGYNELGKVAEIMVKTNMNTSYRLVYRLIELTLILPVATASVERIFSAMSIINTDLRSKMGDEWLNDLMICYNEKEIFRKIGNEQIKKRFEEMKNRHCFFR from the exons ATGCATTACTATCATGTTGAGATTTTTCTTGTGGCCATTGATGCCATCTTGACTGGGCTGAATCATCGGTTTAGTGAAACTA GTTCAGAGTTATTAGTATGTATGGCTTGTTTTAACCCAAGAAAGTCATTCTCTAATTTCGATGTGGATAAACTTGTGAGACTTGCTGAAATCTATTCTGAGAATTTTGATATTGGTGAACTTACTGTTTTGCCAACTGAACTTAAATCCTTCGTCAACCGTGCTAGAAGAACTCCAGATTTACTTGGATATAATGAACTTGGAAAAGTTGCTGAAATTATGGTCAAGACTAATATGAACACATCTTATCGATTGGTTTATCGTCTCATTGAGCTAACCTTGATACTACCGGTGGCAACAGCTTCAGTTGAGAGAATATTTTCAGCCATGTCCATCATAAATACAGATTTGCGTAGTAAAATGGGTGATGAATGGCTCAATGACTTGATGATTTGCTATAATGAGAAGGAGATATTTAGAAAGATTGGTAATGAGCAGATCAAAAAGAGATTTGAAGAGATGAAAAATCGTC ATTGCTTCTTCAGATGA
- the LOC120677992 gene encoding cysteine proteinase inhibitor 8-like, with amino-acid sequence MRANLLLVAAVVCTVATTPTTAILAGEWAPITDINAPFIQELGGWAVAEHVKEANDGLKFSKVVSGDQQVVSGMKYRLVIDALSRDGRGTSFKALVYDQEWSKTRRLLSFDPAN; translated from the coding sequence ATGAGGGCCAATCTCCTCCTCGTCGCTGCTGTCGTCTGCACCGTTGCCACCACACCCACCACGGCAATCCTAGCTGGTGAATGGGCACCCATTACCGATATCAACGCCCCCTTTATCCAGGAGCTCGGTGGGTGGGCGGTGGCAGAGCACGTCAAGGAAGCCAACGACGGGCTCAAGTTCAGCAAGGTTGTGAGCGGCGATCAACAGGTTGTGTCTGGAATGAAGTACCGGCTCGTCATCGACGCATTGAGCCGGGATGGTAGAGGCACCAGCTTCAAGGCTCTTGTGTACGACCAGGAGTGGAGCAAAACACGCAGGCTCCTCTCCTTCGACCCTGCCAACTGA